In the genome of Candoia aspera isolate rCanAsp1 chromosome 12, rCanAsp1.hap2, whole genome shotgun sequence, the window CAATTTAATGGGGAAGCAAATCAAGAAATGGAGGGTGCATACATAAGGCTGGAAAAACACTCTTGCATTTTTTCCCACCAGCCTCGTTCAATTTGATGAAGAAAGTTCTGCTCTAGAAATTATTTCCTGAAAAGAGAATTTCAGTCAAATTGCCATGGACGGAGTGTGAAACCTCTGACTTCAGTTACAAGGTGGCCAAGTAGCGATTGTGAATGTCTTCTTTCCCTTGTGGAACCATCTTCTTAGCTGTTGATGCTTTTTGTGGCTTTCCATACGTCAATTCAAACTCACTGAAAGTTATGAGAAAAACACCTCCCAGGAGCTTTTCCAGTGTTGTCCATGAGAAATCGTTAGAAAATTTATGCTAGCCTGGAGTCGAAATGTCATCAAATTTTTGAAATTTGGTGAAAGATTTCAAAAGGTGGCAGATTCCAGTCCTTGATAAGACAGAAGAACGTCAAACTTTGTAGGAACCAGTTCTGGCAAATGACAAAGAGGGCTGGGTGGATTCTATAGCCATTACCTTCTCCttggtatgaaaaaaaaaagattaacatCTGATTGTGAAATGGTTGACTCTCCATAATATAACTGGGAGTACATGTGCAGATCTGGAGATCAGGTAAGTTATTCAAATAAAACAGAGAGATGATGAAACAATCTAGATCAGGAGTAGAGAAACTGGTCTTCCAGATATAAATGCAGAGGCCTAAGGAGAGGGCTTTGAAGAAAATATTCAGCAGCCATTACAAGAACACCAGCTTAACCGGGGAAAACAGGAAGGGGTGAGCAAGAAGCTCAAGACTGTTCCACTTATACCAAAGAGActcaaagagggaaggaaggagaaacactGGCAGgttctcaagattctgttattgtagtgTTGACAACAGCTAATCTGCCATTCGGCGCACTACTCcctgttggccatgctggctggggctctTGAGGGGTCCAGAAACCTCTGGAACACCACAGTTCCCCTCTTCTCATTTCAAAGTGAATCTTATGAAGGATACGGACACCGACAGCTTCAGCATCTGTGCTCAGAAGGCGTTTCACTTCTTTCTCTACATCTGGTGATTCAATGTACTGggccagagaaaaggaaaaaaggaaaggaaagaaaaaacaaagaggaGATTGTATATTTCCAGCTTGGCTTCTGTCTCAgaattatgtatttaattaattaattaattaattaattcgtttagccacccatcttaaaccagtgactctgggtgacgaACCACCATAAAAACAAATGCTTATTTCTCTCTGAACTTTCTCTGTGCCATTCAAATGGGCAAGTCTGTGTGGTACATCCTCATAGTCACCAGCCTCACCCTCCATGCTGACTACAGTGCGTCGGCACCACTGTTCAAGTGACCCACATAGCACTCTGTCTTCCCATGTTGCAGGCCAGAACACCCTCCATCTGGCCACTGAAAGGCACCAAAACCGGTAGCTTGTTGCTGATCTTCCCCTACCTCCTCCTTTCCTTGTTCCAGCTGCTTTTTGTGATGAGgaaaacaaagttttaaaatagCAATCAGCTGCAGCGTGGAGGGAGCAGCAAAGTGGCCGTTCTGAGGGGCTGGAGAAGACGGGGAGACAGTGTCAATGTACAATGGCACCTTGATTGCAATAGGGAGGGATGAAATCTCAAGAACTTGGAGGTGGGACAAAGTAGGTGTTCTCACCAAGAGGAAGCTGCTCAGGTCATAGCTCCAGAGGACCTGTGAGTTAATTGGCTGTCTTCTCAAGTTGCATACAAGCCCCAAGACGATGTGGGGGAAGGTGCTCATCTCCCATGGGTGGAAAATGTCTCAATGAAAGGGTAACCATAAGTTTTTAAACATCCCAAGAGCATTTTGAGCAGACTTCCCAGAGCAATGTAAAAATAAACTAAGATCCTATCTATCCTTCACTTAAATTTCCACATCCATGTTACATTTTGGCCCTGCCTTTTATAAGCAACAGTTCTACAAGGCTCAGCTATGTAACCCACCTTCTTCTTGGCTGTCTTTCGGAACCTCCTCTTCCTCACATTCTTCAATGGGAGCGTAACTGCAAGAACACAACAAATTAATCTGCAAAGTGAAATGGAGCAGGAGGGTACTGCCAGCAGCTCTTTTGGGGTGGCAGAAGACAGGTGCCAGCATTCTGAACCAAAGATAGGAAGATCAACGGGTCTCATCATCCTTCACGATGAATGGTAAGGACATGGAGGTAGGGGGCAGTGCTTGGACAAGGCTCACTAGTGAAGGGGAACTGGCCAATAGTCCATTACTCACTGCCATGATTCCAGATAAATTTCTTCTCCCGATCCTTATCCTTCTTCTTGTTGGCTCTAGCATCCGTACTCACAGCTGGTTCCTCCAAAGCAGGGTAGAGTTCTCCATCCACAGTGCACACAAGCATCTGAACtccacaatataataaaaagggaaTTGACTGTCATATGTGAAAACATTGGAGAGGAATTAGACTGTGTAAAAGCCCAAGGAAAGAACCGTTAGATCAAACTAAAGTCTTTCTTAATTCGGCCTTCTGTTCTCAGAGTGGTCAATCAACCAGTTACCAGTGAGAAGTTCACAAGGGGAATGTGAGCCCAAAGCTCCCCTTGCTGTTGTTCAGCATCTGAGATTGACTCCAATACCTGAATCTTCATAactagttgccactgcctgtttaaACCACCATCAGTTTGTCTAATCTCCTTTTCAAAGCTTCCAAGCTTTTACCAATCCAGGGCTAATCAAGTTTCCAGCTCCAGGATGACAGTTTATTAGAAATCCTGCACCCTCAAAGAACAGTGAAATGTTTGAAATCAGCTATAATTCATAACTACGTGTGGTATTGAAAAAAAAGAATACGGGTTTAGGAAAGGAGCTGAAAATGAAGGTACGCTTACGAAAATGAGAAGCAAATGCATCTTGCACAAGAAAGGCTCATCTTTCTGATTGCTGGAGAATATCTACCTGGCAAATGTCAGCAGTCTTATAGAAGGTTTTCTTATCAATGGTTTTCAAGCTTTCGATGATGCAGGGCATGTCCACCAACTTGGCTGCTAAGGGGACCCGGTCGACTCGCACGATGCCATGACGGCCGTCCGCTGCAGGAACAGGGAGGTAGGAGAATTTCTGTGTGGCATTTATGAAACATTCAGAAGTTGAGCACTTTATTAGCAATTTGGAACACACACAGTTATGGGCTCAAGCCGTCAAGTTGCTTCCACGTACGGGTCAACCAGCTCTAAAAGCAGGAAAACGTTTTGGATGACAGGAAAGACCCCATTTATAAAATgcttttctattcatttttttctccatagcttagaacagtgtttctcaaccttggcaacttgaaggcgtgtggacttcaactcccagaattccccagccagccatggttgagaagcactggcttaGAAACTGCAGTGAAATAAGAAGCTGAACATTTTGATGCTTTTGGCTCTCAAGAAATTTGTCCCCAAAAGGCTAGGCGTACGATGAACTACTCAAGGCCAACGAGCTACAATGGCAACAGTTATGAAATTAGtacaatattgtatttttattatggtccaaggccagtacaaaaataaattaaaatacaatacaaattaataaatacaatacaatacaaaatataacAGCACTGTAACCTTGTAAAACCTTGTAAAAAGCATTGTAaattaataatacaatacaatacaaaatacaatagcaTTGTAACTGTTTAATACACGGTGGGCTTTTATTGACCAACCTGGATATAACATAACTTTGTGGCTAAGGCACAAAACTTGGccattaaaaatatgatttcagGACACTTGCCATTTAAGGAAACTTTTAGATAATGTTGATCCAGGTAGCTAAGAAATAAGTATCAGTAGCTGCAGAAAGAGCTGCAGAAAGAAGAGGGAACATTTACTAATGATGTACTAGAAAACCCTGAGTAATCTCCTTGACATTTTTAGACCTCCTGTTTACTCACCTGTCCTTGATTCTTTTATAAtacccaatttttattttctatttgtgtttgtttatatacTTTCTCTGAAAAGtgaaatgaatgaagaaattaaaagctGCTGATGCTGTCCTCTTACCATGCAATTCAATAGTGAGTCTGTCCTTCAAGTTGACACTCCCAGACTGAACAGCCCTCCGCACCGTAGAAGCATATTCCTAAGCAGAGAAGCAGTGAAAATGAGGATCAAGAGGAAGTTGGCCCATCCCAAACGCCAGCCTGGATCACAGCAAATGGCAGGCACTTACCGGAGGCAGCCGCAAaataaactggctctctaactcaTGGGGGATATTATCCTTGTTCTTGGTCATCTTCACTTCTTGGAGGTTCAGAAGACAAGAAAAGACACAGTTACCCAACGGCTTAGCAAGAGCTTTTCCTGAGCACCGTAATATGACTTGCCGTGCTGCTAGGAATCGCTCAACAGCAGTGCATACCAATGGGCTCTACGCAGAAGCACCTTATTGGAGGGAGCCAAGGCATTTCTACCATGTGTTGAAGCACCATCTCAGCCAGGGTCAGAGATGCACCAGAACCCATTAAACCAGAAAGCAGAACAGTTTCCTTGGCTAATCCCACCACTCTGCTTCCTTCCCTTATTTAAAGAGGACATTGCTTCTCCTCAGAGAACACATCAAAGTGTTCACACCTGCAAAAAAAGAGATGTTTGGATCTGTTCCTCTGTCTTCCTCTCCCTGCCCATCTTAAGCAAAAAATCAAAGAAGCACGCTTAGCTCTTTCAAATAAGGTGCCACTGGGAGCCCAGAAATACAGATTTAGAGTATTAAGAAGGACACAGCATGACTCGACTGTTTGAAGCAAGAAAATGCAGACATTGGAGAAAAGATTCTGCCACTGCTGGAGCACGTAAGGAAGAAAAGATAGAGATCTGCCCCACTTAAAGTAGCACTGTAACAGGAACAATTCGATCCATTGTCCATAAAAGCTGGCAAAGCACAGCAATCACGCCCCCAGGAGCCTGCGGTTCTCCTGGGAATTATTTCAGAAAAGCAGAGTAGTCTTTGCACTGAAATCAGCACATCTTCTAGAGAGCGCTACAGACCCGCACCAGAGAAACATAAAACAAACGCATTACTTGCAGACGCCATTCCTCCTCTTCTTGCTTCACGCAAACGTTTATAAAAACTTCTATCATTCAAAAATACtaaacataaatgcaaaaaaaaaagagttaaaaaaCCAAAAAGTATCTGCAGATCAAAGTATTGCTGTTCAAGAGGGATTAAATACATCATATGGTCGTTCCTCTGTCCCTGGAATGAGACGTTATTTCTAAAATAGAAAGTATATGGGGCAATGCCTTGAACCCGTCTCCTTTAGAACTTCTTTCCATATTAGAAAAATATTACCCACAAATCAGGAGATTCTCAGCTAGGCAGCATTCATCTATCAGCAGCAAAATTTAAGATGCACAACCCAAGATGCTATTTTTAATCTATAAAGAACTAATTTGAGACAAGAGTAACTGAAGGCTTTATTTCCAGATGAGACAGCTGTTAATATATTGCCACTGAAAGCCCTATTATACATCCCAGCTTCTAAGAAGGGCTATTTTTAACATCCCattgtcttttattcttttagttgggttttgtatttttaatgtattgtctttagctctttgtacactgcccaaagttgcttgtttaagttatctaaatttgataaatgaatgaatgaatgaatgaatgaatgaatgaatggagaggTTCCTTGAAAAAGGTGTTTTGGGTAGCAGCACCCTGAATATGGAGTTCCCCCTTAAAGGACGTGGGTAAAAGTGGTCTCTTTAATTTGCTTGTAAAATATGCTCTGTTCCATTAAATTTCAGTGCTGTTTAATACCATTTGTTGGTCTGTAGATCAGCTGCAATGTCACATTTTACTCTATGATACAGGCTTTGCTCTTTTTTCCCTGCATTTGCAATATGAAtttctttattgtcttttttgttgTATATTCCACCCCATGCACAGGAAGTAAAGGGGTGAAAGGTATACACAAATATCTCTAAAGAAAATGAAGCCACTTTCAAAATACTCAAAATTCACTGCTCACTGTCAAAGTGACAGTAACCACAGAAGCACTTTTAGATTACATTTGGTATGGCTGTGCAGCATTTCAGATCCAATTCTAAAAAGACACTTTGGAGTAAGTGAATGCACAAATGCAGCAcgtgtctgcaactctttaaagcagctgcatcttttctcagaATCACACCCAAGCCCAGGAAAATACAGTTGGAGGTATGTGCTTCATTCACAGTCCCATTCACACTTTCAGCAACTTTAacacaggtggacttcaactcccagaattcaactcccagataGAAGCGTTTTTCACTCTCGGTAACTTTAACACGGGTGAACTTTAACTCCCAGTAGTCCCCAGGTAGGAGAGTTGCTGCTCTCAGTAActtttaagacaggtggacttcaactcccagaattccccagccagcatggctgactgaggaattctgggagttgaagtcctcctgtcttaaagtcgccaaggttgagaaaccctggtggaaaaggaggaaaatcCATCCTCCAGCACCGACCCCAAAGCTAAGAAAAATTACCCCAAACCCCTCCGGGCAGCCTCGCCCACAGGTGGCccctgggggggaggaagggggaagcgGAGCCCTGAGCCCCACAGCCGCCCTCCCCCGGCCCTCCCGCGCTGGGTCGCCCAGGCCCCCCAACCGGGTGCGAGAAGCTCTCCCCGCTGGGGCAGGGCTGGGTCTCCCCTCCCCACCGAGCGAGCAAGCAAGCGAGCGCAGCGCCCCGCGGGAAGCCCGGCCGGGTCCCCCGCCGCCCGGACTCACCCGCTCGCTCGGCCGGCAGGCCCGGAACCCTCGGCGCTGCGGAAGCGGAACGGGCGGCGACGCGGCCGGGGCGGGGAGGAGGGGCCGAGGCGGCCCGGCGGCAGCGCAGGTGGAGGCTCCGCCCCCCGCGCGCCTGGCCGCCCCGGGTCCGGAAGAGAACGCGGGAGTCGCTGGCGCTGCTTGGCTGGTGCCCTGGCTTTCCTGGCGGGGGTGTCTCCTAGGATTGGGGTGAGCTGGGGAGAAGGGGGGTCTCGGGGGGAAGGGGTCGCGGTCGTTCCGTAGGCGGGGGCGACGATTCCGCACGGGGGGCTGGATCTCGCGCGGGGGCGCCGAGCACAGTCGGAAGGGAAGGAGAGACCCTGCGCTGTGTGGATGGCAAGTTACTACCGTCGTTTTTGCTTGTTGTGAGGAAGGGGGGAGTCGCTTCTCTGCATCTTTCCTCTTCTTTACTCcgttctaattttctttttcttttctattcccccctttttttcccctcttcctttgctgcaacttctactttttctctttgttcatttaattttttttagttggtattagtttttatctttttcaatTGTGCAGTGTCATaaaattatgatttaaaaaaagaaaaggaagggaaccTATTGGCAGAATCGATCCACCATGGTCTTCCCTCGGAACCTTGCTTTGGACTACAATGCCCATCGTGCCCTGGCAAGGGATCCAGGGGGAGGTAGGCTTCCCTAGGTTGAGGGAAGGGCCCTCTGACTAAGCTGTTGGTTCAACCGTGGTTTGTGGGAAAGGATTCCGAAGGTCAGGATGTCAATGCCCATCCCTCCATGGCTACCCCATTCGGGTTTCCTAGGGGACAGAAAGGGGGGACAATTAAAGACGTGACTGGAGATGTCTTGCGTGgaccgtatgtatgtatgtatgaagggAGAGCCTGTTTCCTCTCTCCTGACCCCTTCTGCTACTGTACTTTTGGACCAAAGGCCACTGGCCTTGGAAAATTGGCACAGCCCTGCCTTAAAGGTGTTGTGCAAACCATAATGTTTGTACATTACTTCACCCAGTAAGCCAAGCCTAAAGCAGAATAAGTCACAAAAATACCATATACCCAAACCATTAGGAAACAGGAAGTTCTCATCTCCCAGCATAGTTCCAAGTAGATGTAGATCTAGGACAAGGATGGATGACTGTGGGATGATTAATCAGTGACTCACTTTCAGAAACTTGCCCAATTCCACCCAGCAGACCTAAGACAGCATTTCTTGGGGAAGGAAGCTCTTAACTCTGATTTCTCTCCTACTTTTTCCTTCAGAACAAGCCAGATGGGGACCTTCACAGGACATTACACATTCTACCTTGGGGTGGCCTTGGCTATGACCTCCAGCCTATTTATTGGAAGCAGTTTTATCCTCAAGAAGAAGGGGCTTCTCCGGCTGAATGGCCAAGGGGCCATCAGAGCAGgtaagctgctggccaaatcatCATGAGAGTTAGAAAAGCAGAATCTAAGTAtcgttgggaattgtagttctctCAGGCCATGGGGGTTTGCTAAGGTAACTGTTTTGAGGAATTGGAAAAGTAAGCATTATTCCTGATGTTAAGGATAGGCTTCAAGGGATGTGTAATTAATCTGTTTTGAAAAAGCAGGTTTATATGTTCACCCAAAAAATGACACAGCATGTTCTGTTTTGGCATAGATCTTATGATATTGTGTAATAATAGACAGTcgttattttctttaattttaaatttggaAACTTTATAAGAATTGCTTGATGCTTGAAGGAATATGTGATATGTATagttttctccttttttgttttgttgttgagTTTGTTACTgctttcttttgttgtttctatatgctttcctttcttttttccccatttttgtgCACTTTTTTGGTAAATTTTTTGGtaaattttttaaagataaagtcaattaattttaaaaaataacatctgGATTCCACTGCCTGGTCTTCTAGAAATTTTGAATCTTTTCTCAGACTGGGTTCTTGTTTCACTTGATCCACTCTTtcaattccttctttttttttataaatttttattaaaagttttgcaaagaacataaaaactaacacaaactaataaagattaaaagaagcaaagaaagaaagaagaaagaaaaagtgcagaaagagaataaaaagaagtagaaagaagcttctggtttcttttgtagcAAATATAACTACAATTATGAAATTAACTCTTaatctatggttacaaaaaataaataagttcccTTTTTTATTATCCGTATTTTTTCTattcatcaaaaccataaatcataagtgcattttttttacatttcatgCAAAAAAATCTATAAGGGATTTCAGCCAGCCATAAATGTGGGTATTGTTTTTTCTGACCCTCAAACGCTCTTTCAGTTTCTGTTCCCTTTTTTTCCCAGGCCTGGGAGGTCATGCATATCTGAGAGAGTGGCTGTGGTGGGGAGGACTGATATTCAGTAAGTACACCTTGAGATTTAATACCTCTCTTTTCCCTTgagtattttaaattatatggCCAGTGGTAGTACatcaaccagtgtttctcagccttggcaacttgaagatgtatggacttcaactcccagaattccccagccagcatgaggagGGAACATCCTTTCCCACAAAGCCACATTGCTAAGAAGTCTACAAAAATGATTACCATCCCACCTAAGTATTGTCTTACTTTAGGGCTACCATCAACCTAGAAGAAAAAAGGTAGACTTATAAACACACAAGGGGAATGTCATGGATTTGCTTCAGGTGGTCtattttgtcatttgctccccaccccacccaatggATGCCTGTGGTACCAACCCACTTTggatcctggaaaaaaaatgtctaaATATTTCTGACAACAACTAAGatagggttcctcaaccttggcaactctaagctgtgcggacttcaactcccggaattccccagccagccttgttttccgagctttgctggctggggaattctgggagctggagtccgcacagcttagagttgccaaggttgaggaaccccaAACTAAGGAATCAGTCAGTGACTCTACTTTGGGTCAAGTTCAGACAAGCAAAGGCTAAACTGCATCGTTCGAAGTGTTTCGCTTCTGAtggcttgtttctttttttacagtGGGAATTGGAGAAGCTGCAAATTTCGCAGCCTATGCTTTCGCCCCCGCCACACTGGTTACGCCTTTAGGAGCCCTTAGCGTTTTAGTCAGGTAAATTCATGTGGTCAGACACAccttagaccagggtttttctaccagggttccgtggcaccccagggttccgcgagaggtcactgggggttccctgggagatcctaatttatttaaaaaattatttcaaatgcgggcaacttcactttaaagaggcaagtttcattctttatttttagttgaagaacactgttaatgcatctatacaggcctacccatgaaacgaatatcataattttgtaacttctggcctatatttgagcctgaatgtgcaggggtttccccaggcctggaaaatatttcaagggttcctccagggtcaaaagcttgagGAAGGCTGCCTTAGACATTATATCTGAGCTTCCGGGACCAAGTCTCTGTAGCTGCTGCATTTTTTATTCAAGCAAACTAATCTTGTGaaccttttgtttcttttgttctaaAGTGCAGTTTTAGCCTCCTATTTCCTGAATGAGCGGCTGAATATCCATGGAAAGATTGGCTGCCTCCTGAGCATTTTAGGATCGACTGTGATGGTGATTCATGCTCCCCAGGAGGAAGCGGTTTCCAGTCTGGACTCAATGTTGGAGAAACTGAAGGATCCAGGTACAGAAAGCCTGTTGTCTACTGTATATTACATATCCAGAAAATATTCTGAAGTAGGAGTGCAAAATTGTTGGGGTCTCTGTGTCCAATCTAATAGTGTGAGCCATACAGTACTTGGCAAagagagagatttatttttcTGACCAGATTTAACTAATTTTACCCAGCTTATGTCATGCATGCTCTAGACCAGCCACCCTCAACTTCCCCTCCACTTTTTCTAATCCGTTCACACTCATATTTTAGTAGCGTTTCTTCTTCAGCACCACCACCATTATCAAAGTCATTACTCTGAAGGCATGGCCCTTGAAAAAGTCTCCTTTAACTGGTAAATGTATCAAGGAAAGTTTGTAGATGGCTTTGATGCGGTATCATAAATATCACACGCCCCTAATCCAGGATTTATCAGTCATTTTGATAATAGGGTTACGTGCCCTCGGAATAGAGAACCCAGTTATCAAAACGAGTGCAAAGCAAAGCATAGATAACAACTGGCCACTTTCTGCGGCTTCGATGAATGAAGTTGGAGGACCATCAGTGGTCCTGCTCTAGACTAAACTAAGCCATAGCAGTGTCTGAGACCCCAACCATCTTTaatgtttttccttcttctcccaggATTTATTGTGTTTGCTGTATGTATGCTGGTGAGTTCCGTTCTTCTCATCTTCGTGGCTGGACCTCGCTACGGGCAGAGGAATGTCCTGGTGTACATCCTGATCTGTTCATCCATTGGTTCGCTTTCAGTTGCTTGCGTCAAAGGCTTAGGCATTGCCCTGAAGGAGCTGTTTGCTGGGAAGCCTATCTGGAAAGAACCATTGGGCTGGATGCTTTTCATTTGTTTGGTGGTCTTCATCAGTGTGCAGATCAACTACCTGAACAAGGCCTTGGACATCTTCAACACATCTGTGGTCACCCCCATCTATTATGTCCTCTTCACCACAGCCGTTATGACCTGCTCTGCTATTCTGTTTAAAGAGTGGCAGCGACTGGTTCCGACAAACATCATTGGTACCATAAGTGGCTTCCTCACCATTGTGCTCGGCATCTTTCTTCTCCATGCTTTCCGAGACGTGCCTTTCACTGCGGATCTGCTGCCCGTTTTCCTGAGATACAAACCAAAAGATGTACCAACGGCTtcatggagagagggagaaaaggaacAGTCTTGCCTCCACCAGCCTCTTCTGGATCCGGAGGACACACAGAAGAGAGGGGCAGGGAAACCAGAGGAACGAGACAGTCAAAGTTTATGAAAGCTACGGTGTTAGACTTGTTGGCTAAAAATCACAAATTTTGAAGCTCTTTCAGAGATTTCTAAAATGGTTATTATTTCTCATCAGAGAACGTTTCCGGGTAATGCAGAGCTATTTGGAAATTGTTTCCTCAGAAATTAGAGTTTTCAGTGGGACCATACTTGAATCTGGTGGAGGCCCTATTGGATTCAAGCTGATAGACAAGCAGTGGCTCTGGGGCTGGATCTGGCTTCTTTTCCAGATTCCAGAAATGGACAGGCCAGGTTCAGAGTTCTGTGTACCTGGATGGGGCTTGGGGCATATTGATAACCCCCAGAGCACATAAACCACTGTTGAAAGCATACATCTCAAAGTGGTTGGGTGAGGTTACATGGGTAAGgtgtattgtttaaaaaaatgtaaatatgagTACCCCCGTGAATCTTACTCATCAGAGACAAGAATGGACAAGCAATTTGTCCCATCCTGGGGAATGGAAGAGGGACCATGGAGAAGATGGAGAGGACAAGAGGTTGACATCTGGACAGAGAACAACATGGAAGAGGCAAGGAaggttctttctctccttctgagGCAGATATGAACCAGAAGAATGCAgaggaaaagaagctggaatGGGTACAGACATCGAGGGCAGAGTAGCCATAAAGGGAGAAGCAGAATTGAGCTCTTTAAGAGGTGTGAGATCAAGctcacatgggaaaaaaaaaacaggcccaTTGTGATGTGTTCACAATCTTTTACCCTCAAGATGCAAGTCTTTCTTATGGAAACACAGAGCTGTTCTCTGCCTCTGCTACAGCAACTTGCTGCCTTTTGAAT includes:
- the LOC134504296 gene encoding magnesium transporter NIPA2-like, which encodes MGTFTGHYTFYLGVALAMTSSLFIGSSFILKKKGLLRLNGQGAIRAGLGGHAYLREWLWWGGLIFMGIGEAANFAAYAFAPATLVTPLGALSVLVSAVLASYFLNERLNIHGKIGCLLSILGSTVMVIHAPQEEAVSSLDSMLEKLKDPGFIVFAVCMLVSSVLLIFVAGPRYGQRNVLVYILICSSIGSLSVACVKGLGIALKELFAGKPIWKEPLGWMLFICLVVFISVQINYLNKALDIFNTSVVTPIYYVLFTTAVMTCSAILFKEWQRLVPTNIIGTISGFLTIVLGIFLLHAFRDVPFTADLLPVFLRYKPKDVPTASWREGEKEQSCLHQPLLDPEDTQKRGAGKPEERDSQSL
- the TAF7L gene encoding transcription initiation factor TFIID subunit 7-like isoform X1; the encoded protein is MMYLIPLEQQYFDLQILFGFLTLFFLHLCLVFLNDRSFYKRLREARRGGMASAKVKMTKNKDNIPHELESQFILRLPPEYASTVRRAVQSGSVNLKDRLTIELHADGRHGIVRVDRVPLAAKLVDMPCIIESLKTIDKKTFYKTADICQMLVCTVDGELYPALEEPAVSTDARANKKKDKDREKKFIWNHGITLPLKNVRKRRFRKTAKKKYIESPDVEKEVKRLLSTDAEAVGVRWEVIAEDETKEAENHGLLTGLDISSPGMSGHKQGHGSSGPFSFSVQPAERDELREMFNEISSSSSDEDERDHHDDEDLNVMDTEEDLERRLQGKLNESSSQQQENEGTSQIAVGIQKQIDNLKGKLQETQERRKRQEDLIMKVENLALKTRLQAVLDEFKQQEEREKQQLASLQEQLEVLIEK
- the TAF7L gene encoding transcription initiation factor TFIID subunit 7-like isoform X3, translated to MMYLIPLEQQYFDLQILFGFLTLFFLHLCLVFLNDRSFYKRLREARRGGMASAKVKMTKNKDNIPHELESQFILRLPPEYASTVRRAVQSGSVNLKDRLTIELHADGRHGIVRVDRVPLAAKLVDMPCIIESLKTIDKKTFYKTADICQMLVCTVDGELYPALEEPAVSTDARANKKKDKDREKKFIWNHGITLPLKNVRKRRFRKTAKKKYIESPDVEKEVKRLLSTDAEAVGVRWEVIAEDETKEAENHGLLTGLDISSPGMSGHKQGHGSSERDELREMFNEISSSSSDEDERDHHDDEDLNVMDTEEDLERRLQGKLNESSSQQQENEGTSQIAVGIQKQIDNLKGKLQETQERRKRQEDLIMKVENLALKTRLQAVLDEFKQQEEREKQQLASLQEQLEVLIEK
- the TAF7L gene encoding transcription initiation factor TFIID subunit 7-like isoform X2; protein product: MMYLIPLEQQYFDLQILFGFLTLFFLHLCLVFLNDRSFYKRLREARRGGMASAKVKMTKNKDNIPHELESQFILRLPPEYASTVRRAVQSGSVNLKDRLTIELHADGRHGIVRVDRVPLAAKLVDMPCIIESLKTIDKKTFYKTADICQMLVCTVDGELYPALEEPAVSTDARANKKKDKDREKKFIWNHGITLPLKNVRKRRFRKTAKKKYIESPDVEKEVKRLLSTDAEAVGVRWEVIAEDETKEAENHGLLTGLDISSPGMSGHKQGHGSSAERDELREMFNEISSSSSDEDERDHHDDEDLNVMDTEEDLERRLQGKLNESSSQQQENEGTSQIAVGIQKQIDNLKGKLQETQERRKRQEDLIMKVENLALKTRLQAVLDEFKQQEEREKQQLASLQEQLEVLIEK